DNA sequence from the Marispirochaeta aestuarii genome:
ATCAGTAATACTCCCGGATATACCCAAACGCCCTATCGAACAAATCCTGATCCTTAATTTTATACTTCACGTATATCACTTTGCGAAGAGCTTTCTGTACTTCCCTCTCTCCTGCATTTGTACCCTGCCAGCCTGGGAACCTAACGAACCTGACGATTTCATCAATATCATTGACGATACGCTCTACAACAACCGGTGTCTTCCCGTTCTTAACCTCAATGAACAGTTCTGTTAAAGCGGCTTTTGCCTTCTCTTGCTCATCTTCAGGTTCGACTTGCTGTTCCGCCTGGACGACCTCCTTCGCCAGGGTCAACAGTTCCTTGAGGAAATCGAGGCTGTGGAGCAGGCCCTGTTCGTGCCGCTCCTTGAGCTTTTCGAGGCGTTCGCCCAGGGCGACAAACTTCGGATTGTCCTTGTGCTTGCGCAGGCGGGCGATGAGCTTGATCTCGATTTCCTTGGATTTTTTATCCGGGTCCTTGGCATCGAGCAGCCCTTCGAGGACCTCGGCGTCCATCACCAGGGTGTCCAGATCATCGCGCACTGTCTCCATATGCACGTTCTCATGCACCAGCTCGATGGTCTTCGCCCCAAGGGCGTGCCAGAGCAGCTTACCGTTACCGCTCGGCGGCTTCACCGACTCATACACCTGGGTCAACCACTTGTAGTCCGTTTCATAAAGGCCGAGACAGGGATCGGGAGACAGCGCCTCCCACAGCCGGGAGAGCACCGTGTATTCAGCCGCGAACTTGTCCCGGGTCTCGTTATCCGGCAGACAATCCTGCGCCGCTATCAGCCCCTCGTAGCCGCCAACGGTACGGTCCACGCCAGGGAAGAACGAAAGGCTCTTTGAGACCACTCCAGGCAGCTCTTTCTTGAGGTCATCCAGATTGGTAATGACCTTCTGCACCGCCTTTTCATCGAAATCGAGGGCGGTGGCCACGTCATCGAAGATGCCGAGGTAATCCACGATCAGGCCGTGGGTCTTGCCGGGGTAGACACGGTTGGTACGGCAGATGGCCTGCAGCAGGTTGTGGTCCTTCATCGGCTTGTCGAGGTACATCACCTGCAGAATGGGCGCATCGAAACCGGTCAGCAGCTTGGAAGTGACGATCAGGAATTTGAGCGGATCGTTCGGATCGCGGAAGCGGTCGAGGAGCTTTTCTTCCTCGTCCTTGGCCAGTTTCCATTCCGCGTACTCGTCGGACTTTCCTCCCTGGATGTGCATGACGATGGCGCTGGCTTCCGGCCCGAACAGCTCGTCCAGGGCCTTCTTGTAGAGCACGCAGCACTCCCGGTCGAAGGTCACCACCTGGGATTTAAAACCGTTCGGCTCTACCTTTTCCTGGAAGTGCTTGACGATGTGCTGGCAAATGGTGTTCACCCGCGCCGGGGCCTTAATTAGAACCGCCATCTTGGCAGCCCGTTTGGCCAGGTCGTCACGATCCAGCTCGCTCAGTTCATCGGTCATCTGGGAGTAGGCTTCGTCGATGGCGTCCTTGTTGATGTGCAGCTTCACGTCCACCGCCTCGAAGTGGAGCGGCAGCGTGGCCTTGTCCCGGATCGAGTCCTGGAACGAGTAACGGCTCATATAGCCCTGCTCATCTTCATCCGCGCCGAAGGCCCAGAAGGTGTTGCGGTCCCGCTTGTTGATCGGCGTGCCGGTCAGGCCAAAGAGAAAGGCGTTGGGCAGCGCGTCGCGCATCTTGCGGCCTAGGTCGCCCTCCTGGGTGCGGTGCGCCTCGTCCACCATGACGATGATGTTTGATCGCTCGTTCAGGCGGCCGTCCGCCTCGCCAAACTTGTGAATGGTGGTGATGATGATCTTGCGGGAATCAGCCGCCAGCAGGCTTTGCAGCTCCTGCCGAGTGTCCGCTCCGATCATGTTCGGGATATCGGCGGCGTTGAAGGTGGCGGTGATCTGGGTATCCAGGTCGATGCGGTCCACCACGATCATCACCGTGGGGTTGCCGAGCTTGCGGTGCATCCGCAGCTTCTGCGCTGCGAACACCATCAGCAGCGACTTGCCCGAGCCCTGGAAATGCCAGATCAGGCCCTTCTTGGGATAGCCCTTGACCACGCGGGCCACCATCAGGTTCGCGCCTTCGTATTGCTGATAGCGGCAGATGATCTTGATGCGCCGGTGCTTCTTGTCGGTGGCGAACAGGGTGAAATTCTGCAGGATATCCAGCACCACATGGGGGCGCAGCATGGAGCGGATGGAGCGCTGCACGTCCGCCAGCGTCCCCTCGGCCTTGTTATCGCCCTCGTGCCATGGCCCCCAGATATCGATGGGCATGCGCGCCGAGCCGTAGCGATAGCACTTGCCCTCGGTGGCAAAGGAGAGGACGTTGGGCACGAACATCTGCGGCACGCTTTGTTCATAGCCGTTATGGATGTCGCTGGCCCCATCCACCCAGGTCACCGCCGGGCGCACCGGCGTCTTGGCCTCGCCGACCACCAGCGGGATACCGTTGACCAACATAATAATGTCGAAGCGGCGGCCGCCTTCCTTGACCGGATAGACCCACTGGTTGGTAACCACGTAATCGTTGTTGCTGAGATTCTCGAAGTCGATCAGCCGCACCGGCGTGTGTTCGCCACGCTCACCAAAGGGCATGGACTTCTCGCCCCGTAGCCATTCGGCGAACAGTTCGTTGGCCCGCACCAGGCCCTCGCTCTGCACCGACAACGGAATGGTCCGCAGGCGGTAGAGCACCTCGTCGGCGCGGTCGGGCTGGGCCTTGATTTCCGGGTTCAGGCGGATGAGGGCGTCGCGCACCATCGACTCCACCAGCACGTCGGAGTGCTGACGGGGCAGCTCCTCGGCGGACACGAAGCGCCAGCCTTTGATCTCACCACCGTAGCTGGCGAGCGCTTCGGCAACCATGTTCGAAGTCACGCCGCCGCAGAGCGTGTCGAGAACCATCTGTTCGACTGTGTTTTCTTCGTTAAACATTATCCCCCCGCAACGGCCCTTGAGTCAGGCTCCTTTGTAACTCAACCGTGTCCTGAAGGTGCTTTTCAGCCTCCTCAAGCTTCTTTTCAATTTCATTCAGCTTTTGGGCTGCTTCTATTTGGTCACTCAATTTAGGTAGAGGGATTTTTAGCTTCTTGAAGTCCCTCAAAGAAAATCTCTGACGCGTTCCTCGAATGATGATTTCGTTCAGTGAGTCTCGTCCCGGCTTCGAGTTAAAAAAGAACTTGAGATATTCCGGATTTACTTTTTGGGTATTAACCCTCAAGCGGATAACATCCTGGGTGACAATCGCATCAGGTTCCTTCTCGGGGTATATGCTTGCGATTCCTGGTGGATCTCCCACTTTACTAAAAAGAATATCCCCTGGAATCGTCTTGCATGCCTTTAACTCTTCCGCTTTTTCAGACGTCACACAAACATTCTCCTGTCGTATATATCTTCCATCTTTCACATCTCTGACATAAATAACTGGGACACCTTCATCCGTAAGTTCTTTGGTTAACAAATTGCTCCCAAACGGGCCGTTTGTAAAACTCGAAGCCTCGCTGCTGGCAAGTTTGTTCATTTCAACAAATGCACCGTTTACTTTGGCATTCAGCGCCACCTCATTTGCACAAACATTGAATAAGTTCGCCACATTGAGAGTCACTTCTCTCCATACCTCCACCGCCTCATCCGCCGCCCACAGGATCTCGGCAATGCGCTTCTGTTCATCGAGCGGCGGCAGCGGAAATTCAAAACCCTGCAACGCCGTCCAACTGGTTCTCGGCGACAGCGATCCAGCCGAGGTGTCAAGCGCATAATCGAAGAAGGCATCGCTCTGGCAGATAAATGGCAGAAGCTCCGGCAGCAGTACCTTTCTGTTCTTCGGTTCAAACGTCAGGATATCCCCGGAAC
Encoded proteins:
- a CDS encoding restriction endonuclease subunit S yields the protein MSRQSLRPSWKMVKFGEVVKNANLVERDPETNDIERIVGLEHIEPDNLHIRRWNSVADGTSFTRKFVPGQTLFGKRRAYQRKVAFAEFEGICSGDILTFEPKNRKVLLPELLPFICQSDAFFDYALDTSAGSLSPRTSWTALQGFEFPLPPLDEQKRIAEILWAADEAVEVWREVTLNVANLFNVCANEVALNAKVNGAFVEMNKLASSEASSFTNGPFGSNLLTKELTDEGVPVIYVRDVKDGRYIRQENVCVTSEKAEELKACKTIPGDILFSKVGDPPGIASIYPEKEPDAIVTQDVIRLRVNTQKVNPEYLKFFFNSKPGRDSLNEIIIRGTRQRFSLRDFKKLKIPLPKLSDQIEAAQKLNEIEKKLEEAEKHLQDTVELQRSLTQGPLRGDNV
- a CDS encoding type I restriction endonuclease subunit R gives rise to the protein MFNEENTVEQMVLDTLCGGVTSNMVAEALASYGGEIKGWRFVSAEELPRQHSDVLVESMVRDALIRLNPEIKAQPDRADEVLYRLRTIPLSVQSEGLVRANELFAEWLRGEKSMPFGERGEHTPVRLIDFENLSNNDYVVTNQWVYPVKEGGRRFDIIMLVNGIPLVVGEAKTPVRPAVTWVDGASDIHNGYEQSVPQMFVPNVLSFATEGKCYRYGSARMPIDIWGPWHEGDNKAEGTLADVQRSIRSMLRPHVVLDILQNFTLFATDKKHRRIKIICRYQQYEGANLMVARVVKGYPKKGLIWHFQGSGKSLLMVFAAQKLRMHRKLGNPTVMIVVDRIDLDTQITATFNAADIPNMIGADTRQELQSLLAADSRKIIITTIHKFGEADGRLNERSNIIVMVDEAHRTQEGDLGRKMRDALPNAFLFGLTGTPINKRDRNTFWAFGADEDEQGYMSRYSFQDSIRDKATLPLHFEAVDVKLHINKDAIDEAYSQMTDELSELDRDDLAKRAAKMAVLIKAPARVNTICQHIVKHFQEKVEPNGFKSQVVTFDRECCVLYKKALDELFGPEASAIVMHIQGGKSDEYAEWKLAKDEEEKLLDRFRDPNDPLKFLIVTSKLLTGFDAPILQVMYLDKPMKDHNLLQAICRTNRVYPGKTHGLIVDYLGIFDDVATALDFDEKAVQKVITNLDDLKKELPGVVSKSLSFFPGVDRTVGGYEGLIAAQDCLPDNETRDKFAAEYTVLSRLWEALSPDPCLGLYETDYKWLTQVYESVKPPSGNGKLLWHALGAKTIELVHENVHMETVRDDLDTLVMDAEVLEGLLDAKDPDKKSKEIEIKLIARLRKHKDNPKFVALGERLEKLKERHEQGLLHSLDFLKELLTLAKEVVQAEQQVEPEDEQEKAKAALTELFIEVKNGKTPVVVERIVNDIDEIVRFVRFPGWQGTNAGEREVQKALRKVIYVKYKIKDQDLFDRAFGYIREYY